A genomic window from Arthrobacter globiformis includes:
- a CDS encoding cytochrome ubiquinol oxidase subunit I, with translation MDALEIARWQFGITTVYHFMMVPLTIGLGLVVAVMQTVWYRTANPAYLRMTKFWGKLFLINFIMGVATGIVQEFQFGMAWSEYSRFVGDVFGAPLALEALLAFFVESTFLGLWIFGWKQLKQGVHLACLWIAVVGSFFSAYFIIVANSWMQHPVGVTMIDGRPVMTDAWAVFTNNTALVAVPHTLFGALAVAGGFLLGIAWYHLWRRRRDGIDTIGTDGKVVAGESEIPGRDRTDYAVWIKSLRIGAVVAMISFAGTALTGDLQGKLMFEQQPMKMAAAEAACHDGTGFSVLSVGNVGSRNCDDIVALIEVPGILSYLAKGDFTTEVKGVNSLIDQYKADYGTHVPDNPIYGDRAGQEIQYVPVMEVTYWGFRAMIGFGGLAALAALVALWLTRKGTVPESRWLMRLAVFGILAPFGANAAGWIFTEMGRQPFVVAPNPDLNGIDQVFMFTAAAVSPGVSAAEILTSLVVLTLIYAVLLVVEVKLLVKYVLGGVVSAMPELVHVPIDENEDAAPRDGGPDKPGTSDDVLAFAY, from the coding sequence TTGGACGCCTTGGAAATCGCACGCTGGCAATTCGGAATCACCACCGTCTACCACTTCATGATGGTGCCGCTGACAATCGGCCTGGGCCTGGTTGTCGCAGTGATGCAGACCGTCTGGTACCGCACCGCGAATCCCGCCTATCTGCGGATGACCAAGTTCTGGGGAAAGCTCTTCCTCATCAACTTCATCATGGGCGTGGCGACCGGCATCGTCCAAGAGTTCCAGTTCGGCATGGCCTGGAGCGAATACAGCCGCTTCGTGGGTGACGTCTTTGGCGCTCCGCTCGCCCTCGAGGCACTGCTGGCGTTTTTCGTCGAGTCCACCTTCCTGGGCCTGTGGATCTTCGGCTGGAAGCAGCTCAAGCAGGGCGTGCATCTCGCGTGCCTCTGGATCGCCGTGGTCGGCTCGTTCTTCTCCGCGTACTTCATCATTGTGGCCAACAGCTGGATGCAGCACCCCGTCGGCGTCACCATGATCGACGGGCGCCCGGTCATGACCGACGCCTGGGCCGTGTTCACCAACAACACCGCCCTCGTGGCCGTGCCGCACACCCTCTTCGGTGCCCTTGCCGTGGCCGGCGGGTTCCTGCTGGGCATCGCCTGGTACCACCTCTGGCGCAGGCGCCGCGATGGCATCGACACCATCGGCACGGACGGCAAGGTGGTCGCCGGGGAGTCCGAGATCCCGGGCCGCGACCGCACCGACTACGCAGTCTGGATCAAGTCGCTGCGGATCGGCGCCGTCGTCGCCATGATCTCCTTTGCCGGAACCGCCCTCACCGGTGACCTGCAAGGCAAGCTGATGTTCGAACAGCAGCCCATGAAGATGGCCGCAGCCGAGGCCGCATGCCACGACGGAACGGGCTTCTCCGTCCTGAGCGTGGGCAACGTCGGCTCCCGCAACTGCGACGACATCGTGGCGCTGATCGAGGTCCCGGGCATTCTCTCCTACCTTGCCAAGGGCGACTTCACCACCGAGGTCAAGGGCGTCAACAGCCTGATCGACCAGTACAAGGCGGACTACGGCACGCACGTCCCGGACAACCCCATCTACGGTGACCGCGCCGGCCAGGAGATCCAGTACGTGCCGGTCATGGAGGTCACCTACTGGGGCTTCCGGGCCATGATCGGCTTTGGCGGACTCGCGGCCCTGGCCGCTTTGGTGGCACTCTGGCTGACCCGCAAGGGGACCGTCCCCGAGTCGCGCTGGCTGATGCGGCTGGCCGTGTTCGGCATCCTGGCCCCCTTCGGTGCCAACGCCGCAGGCTGGATCTTCACGGAGATGGGCCGGCAGCCGTTCGTCGTGGCCCCCAACCCGGACCTCAACGGCATCGACCAGGTCTTCATGTTCACCGCCGCGGCCGTATCGCCAGGGGTGTCCGCCGCCGAAATCCTGACCTCCCTCGTTGTCCTCACCCTGATCTACGCAGTGCTCCTCGTGGTGGAAGTGAAGCTCCTCGTGAAATACGTGCTGGGCGGCGTCGTCTCGGCCATGCCCGAACTGGTCCACGTGCCGATCGACGAGAACGAGGACGCCGCGCCCCGCGACGGCGGACCGGACAAGCCCGGAACCTCCGACGACGTCCTGGCCTTCGCCTACTAA
- the cydB gene encoding cytochrome d ubiquinol oxidase subunit II, with product MELLPTIWFIAIAVLWTGYLFLEGFDLGVGMLMKIFARNNTERRVLLNTIGPVWDGNEVWLLTAGGATFAAFPFWYASLFSALYLPLLLVLVALIFRAVAFEYRGKVDTDRWRNTWDWAIAVGSFLAAFGVGAALGLTTTGLPLDANGDRDGGPFAWFSWYAVLGGLAVVCFALLHALAFLALKTDGEVRHRARQWFVRLLPVLVLPMAGWAIGVQVLSGEAWTLAVLTVAVVAAGVAWAQARKGNEGRAFMATGVFLLGGSASIFGAVFPVVLPSTIDPAYNLTIANASSSDYTLGLMSIVACIGLPLVIAYQAWTYWVFRRRVSAAHIPEAHSFLPAVAAKALIRKD from the coding sequence ATGGAACTGCTGCCAACAATCTGGTTCATTGCCATCGCCGTCCTGTGGACCGGCTACCTCTTCCTGGAGGGATTCGACCTGGGCGTCGGGATGCTGATGAAGATCTTCGCCCGCAACAACACCGAACGCCGCGTGCTCCTCAACACCATCGGGCCGGTCTGGGACGGAAACGAAGTCTGGCTCCTGACCGCCGGCGGCGCCACTTTCGCCGCCTTCCCGTTCTGGTACGCCTCCCTGTTCTCCGCCCTGTACCTGCCGCTGCTGCTGGTCCTGGTGGCGCTGATTTTCCGGGCGGTGGCCTTCGAATACCGAGGGAAGGTGGACACCGACCGCTGGCGGAACACCTGGGACTGGGCGATCGCCGTCGGCTCCTTCCTGGCCGCCTTCGGCGTGGGTGCCGCCTTGGGGCTGACCACCACCGGACTGCCGCTGGATGCCAACGGCGACCGCGACGGCGGGCCGTTCGCCTGGTTCAGCTGGTACGCCGTGCTGGGAGGCCTGGCGGTGGTTTGCTTCGCCCTGCTGCACGCCCTGGCATTCCTGGCACTGAAGACCGACGGCGAGGTCCGGCACCGTGCGCGGCAGTGGTTCGTTCGGCTGCTTCCCGTCCTGGTCCTGCCGATGGCTGGCTGGGCCATCGGCGTTCAGGTCCTCAGCGGTGAAGCCTGGACGCTGGCTGTCCTCACGGTGGCCGTGGTCGCCGCGGGCGTAGCCTGGGCCCAGGCCCGGAAGGGAAATGAAGGCCGGGCGTTCATGGCAACCGGTGTGTTCCTGCTGGGCGGCTCCGCCTCCATTTTCGGCGCGGTCTTCCCGGTGGTGCTGCCGTCCACCATCGACCCCGCCTACAACCTCACCATCGCCAACGCCTCATCCTCCGACTACACCCTCGGCCTGATGAGCATCGTGGCGTGCATCGGACTGCCGCTGGTGATCGCCTACCAGGCGTGGACCTACTGGGTGTTCCGACGCCGCGTCAGCGCCGCCCACATCCCGGAGGCGCACAGCTTCCTGCCCGCGGTCGCCGCGAAAGCACTCATCAGGAAAGACTGA
- the cydD gene encoding thiol reductant ABC exporter subunit CydD — protein MKPQFPAGPSTRRALYGLGLLAALKALSLVLMGQAVASVLAGLMTQDAAWGDQLGWGAAGVVLRSVTVWSQGVAARRAALGVKEELRAQLLETALRNGVRAAGPSDGGLAVLATRGLDALDSYYTQYLPALVNCAAIPLLLGARILFADWVSAVVIVLTVPLVPVFMVLIGRYTEDKVRDAQAALSRLSGHMLELAKGLPVLVGLGRAAAQRRALEDISEDYRQRTMGTLRTAFLSALALELIATISVAVVAVFIGVRLVHGDMALEAGLLALILAPDCYLPLRELGTAHHASDDGRAALAETAAVLEAPEPRRLVPGPAPADEPAAAVTAGAATSGADGPAGLTVRDLTVSYPGRQGAAVGPLSFSAPAGLVTALDGPSGAGKSTVLGVLAGTVGAGGGTAVSGTIEGFAAGEVAWVPQHPVMVADTVREEVLLYLTAGTAAAGTAAAGTPATGSGVCGETYAGGVLRCLAAVGAGHLADKHPAELSPGEVRRVALARGLARIEAGAIVLLLDEPTAHLDRDSANRVHDAIRALRGRATVLLVAHDRQTRELADRIVPLSGHGAAPTLETSPTLPAEATAQVSASTAERSTSVDGGGAASAVTGSATAGVSVTEAQVSSAPTAAMLARLLAPVRGRFAASGIVGALAALFAVALSGLSGWLILRASEQPPIMYLLTAIVGVRFFGIGRAVLRYCERLLLHEAVFASLTKLRGGLWASLSQRALSLRRLLQGGNVLGAVIEDVDTVRDLLPRVVLPPITAVAVAAAAAGTVAWLLPAALPAVLAAALMSLVAAPAAALLADRMSAKAEQRLRSGVLRRAAAALDARAELHANGAKQPVLDGIRVLDRDATCAARRSAWAEGLGQALTVAACGAGALYSAVLAAPQVLAGSLPATTVGVVVLLQLALAEPFGAMTTAVRQLPALREVLRRIGESGVLQPGEFSAGGPNGQDYADGRNGADAPDSRQPARPDPREHGQPGVELDRLSAAWPGGGAVFSGLSAVAEPGRWLAVTGPSGAGKSTLLAVMLGFLPARAGRIAVTGSAAWCPQEAHLFDSTVRGNLLLGSPRQESGMGSAEETEQAMREAMAAVGLAPLLARLEDGLDTRIGPGGAFLSGGERQRLAVARTLMTQADVILLDEPTAHLDAESGRALIADLRAGLASRTVVLVTHNPADISPDDALLDLRPENRLAAAAVMAGRG, from the coding sequence TTGAAACCCCAATTCCCGGCCGGACCCTCCACCCGCCGCGCCCTTTACGGACTCGGCCTGCTGGCTGCGCTGAAAGCCCTGTCCCTTGTACTGATGGGACAGGCCGTCGCGTCCGTGCTCGCAGGCCTCATGACCCAGGACGCCGCGTGGGGTGACCAGCTGGGCTGGGGAGCAGCCGGCGTGGTGCTGCGGTCCGTCACGGTCTGGTCGCAGGGCGTCGCCGCGAGGCGCGCCGCCCTGGGCGTCAAGGAGGAGCTGCGGGCGCAACTCCTGGAGACGGCACTGCGCAACGGGGTCCGGGCCGCCGGCCCTTCCGACGGCGGCCTGGCAGTGCTGGCGACGCGCGGCCTTGATGCCCTGGACAGCTACTACACGCAGTACCTCCCCGCCCTGGTGAACTGCGCGGCCATCCCCCTGCTGCTCGGCGCCCGGATCCTTTTCGCCGACTGGGTCAGTGCGGTGGTGATCGTTCTGACGGTGCCCCTGGTCCCCGTGTTCATGGTGCTGATCGGCCGCTACACCGAAGACAAGGTGCGGGACGCGCAGGCTGCCCTGTCCCGGCTGTCCGGGCACATGCTCGAACTCGCCAAGGGACTGCCGGTGCTGGTGGGGCTCGGCCGGGCCGCCGCGCAGCGCCGAGCCCTGGAGGACATTTCCGAGGACTACCGGCAGCGGACCATGGGCACCCTGCGGACGGCGTTCCTCTCCGCGCTCGCCCTGGAACTGATCGCCACCATCTCCGTAGCGGTGGTGGCGGTGTTCATCGGTGTCCGGCTCGTCCACGGCGACATGGCGCTGGAAGCCGGGCTGCTGGCGCTCATCCTCGCCCCGGACTGCTACCTTCCGCTCCGTGAGCTGGGGACCGCCCACCACGCCAGCGACGACGGCCGGGCGGCCCTTGCCGAAACTGCGGCGGTGCTGGAGGCCCCGGAGCCCCGGCGGCTCGTGCCGGGGCCTGCCCCGGCGGATGAGCCTGCCGCTGCGGTGACCGCCGGTGCGGCGACGTCCGGTGCGGATGGGCCGGCCGGCCTGACAGTCCGGGATCTCACGGTTAGTTATCCGGGACGGCAGGGTGCCGCCGTCGGGCCACTCAGTTTTTCGGCGCCCGCCGGACTGGTCACCGCGCTCGACGGTCCCAGCGGCGCGGGCAAGAGCACCGTGCTGGGCGTTCTCGCGGGAACTGTCGGAGCCGGCGGCGGCACAGCAGTGTCCGGAACTATTGAAGGATTCGCGGCCGGCGAGGTGGCCTGGGTGCCGCAGCATCCCGTGATGGTGGCGGACACCGTGCGCGAGGAAGTGCTGCTGTACCTGACGGCGGGCACCGCAGCAGCCGGCACCGCAGCAGCGGGCACGCCAGCAACCGGGTCAGGCGTCTGCGGGGAAACATACGCCGGGGGAGTGCTGCGGTGCCTGGCAGCCGTCGGCGCTGGGCATCTGGCGGACAAGCATCCGGCCGAACTGAGCCCGGGGGAGGTGCGCCGCGTTGCCCTTGCCCGGGGCCTGGCCCGCATCGAGGCAGGCGCCATAGTATTGCTCCTGGACGAGCCCACCGCGCACCTCGACAGGGACTCGGCCAACCGTGTCCATGATGCGATTCGTGCGCTGCGCGGCCGCGCCACGGTCCTTCTGGTAGCCCATGACCGCCAGACGAGGGAACTCGCCGACAGGATCGTGCCGCTGTCCGGCCACGGAGCTGCGCCTACCCTTGAAACGTCGCCCACTCTTCCGGCTGAGGCCACTGCCCAGGTTTCGGCCAGCACCGCCGAGCGCAGTACGTCGGTCGACGGCGGGGGCGCCGCCTCTGCGGTGACCGGCAGTGCGACGGCCGGCGTCTCAGTCACCGAGGCACAAGTCAGTTCCGCCCCCACCGCCGCGATGCTCGCCCGACTGCTCGCACCCGTCCGCGGACGCTTCGCAGCATCCGGGATCGTCGGAGCCCTGGCCGCCCTTTTCGCCGTCGCGCTTTCAGGGCTGTCCGGATGGCTCATCCTGCGTGCCAGTGAGCAGCCGCCCATCATGTACCTCCTGACCGCCATTGTGGGTGTCCGCTTCTTCGGCATCGGCCGGGCCGTTCTGCGCTACTGCGAGCGGCTCCTCCTGCACGAAGCCGTGTTTGCCTCCCTGACGAAGCTGCGCGGCGGCCTCTGGGCGTCCCTCAGCCAGCGGGCACTGTCCCTGCGCCGGCTGCTGCAGGGCGGCAACGTGCTGGGCGCCGTCATCGAGGACGTCGACACCGTCCGGGACCTGCTCCCGCGGGTGGTGCTGCCGCCGATTACCGCCGTGGCGGTGGCAGCAGCCGCCGCCGGTACGGTGGCCTGGCTGCTGCCGGCGGCCCTGCCGGCCGTGCTCGCCGCCGCGCTGATGAGCCTGGTGGCGGCGCCCGCCGCGGCGCTGCTCGCGGACCGGATGTCGGCCAAGGCCGAGCAGCGGCTGCGCTCCGGGGTGCTCCGGAGGGCCGCCGCCGCGCTGGACGCCAGGGCGGAACTGCACGCGAATGGGGCGAAGCAGCCGGTCCTGGACGGCATCCGTGTGCTGGACCGGGACGCCACCTGCGCGGCGCGCCGTTCGGCCTGGGCTGAAGGACTCGGCCAAGCCCTTACCGTGGCCGCGTGCGGCGCGGGCGCCCTCTACAGCGCCGTGCTGGCGGCGCCCCAGGTGCTGGCCGGTTCCCTTCCGGCGACCACGGTCGGCGTCGTGGTCCTCCTGCAGTTGGCGCTCGCAGAACCCTTTGGGGCCATGACGACGGCGGTCCGGCAGCTTCCGGCGCTGCGTGAGGTCTTGCGCCGCATCGGTGAGTCGGGCGTCCTGCAGCCGGGAGAATTCAGTGCGGGCGGCCCGAACGGCCAGGACTACGCGGACGGCCGGAATGGCGCGGACGCCCCGGACAGCCGGCAGCCTGCCCGGCCGGATCCGCGGGAGCATGGGCAGCCGGGTGTGGAACTGGATCGGTTGTCAGCTGCCTGGCCCGGAGGCGGTGCTGTCTTCAGTGGCCTGTCTGCCGTTGCTGAGCCCGGCCGCTGGCTGGCGGTGACCGGCCCGTCCGGCGCCGGCAAGTCCACGCTGCTGGCAGTGATGCTGGGCTTCCTCCCTGCCCGGGCAGGCCGCATCGCGGTGACTGGCAGCGCGGCGTGGTGCCCGCAGGAGGCGCACCTCTTCGACTCCACCGTCCGCGGGAACCTGCTCCTCGGCAGCCCGCGTCAGGAGTCCGGCATGGGGTCTGCGGAGGAGACCGAGCAGGCGATGCGGGAAGCAATGGCGGCGGTTGGCCTGGCGCCCCTGCTGGCGCGCCTGGAAGACGGCCTGGATACCCGCATTGGCCCGGGCGGAGCGTTCCTCAGCGGTGGCGAACGGCAGCGGCTGGCAGTCGCGCGTACCCTCATGACACAGGCCGACGTGATCCTCCTGGACGAGCCCACGGCCCACCTCGACGCCGAATCCGGCCGGGCGCTGATCGCGGACCTGCGTGCCGGACTTGCGTCGCGCACTGTGGTACTGGTGACCCACAACCCTGCCGACATCAGCCCCGACGACGCGCTCCTGGACCTTCGCCCCGAAAACCGGCTCGCCGCCGCCGCGGTGATGGCGGGGCGGGGTTAG
- a CDS encoding zinc-ribbon domain-containing protein translates to MLLLFGFKTVQKLLPGRSAACQYCRVFAHQHLEERATKFTLFFIPVFTTSRSYRITCSNCGATSVVNGRQKQALVG, encoded by the coding sequence ATGCTTCTACTCTTCGGATTCAAGACTGTTCAGAAGCTGCTGCCCGGCCGGTCGGCGGCCTGCCAGTACTGCCGCGTGTTCGCCCACCAGCACCTTGAGGAGCGGGCCACCAAGTTCACGCTGTTCTTCATTCCGGTTTTCACGACCTCACGCTCCTACCGGATCACCTGCTCCAACTGCGGCGCCACCTCGGTGGTCAACGGCCGACAGAAACAAGCGTTGGTGGGCTAA
- a CDS encoding GNAT family N-acetyltransferase, with the protein MTHNDAPGLPDSGSGDLPVVDFPELHWRSAGPADLDVWAALIARTAAAEQPVWFERRADLEQIMESKNNQVGPNTVLGLDSDGVPRAYARLTKNKDGAKAHGFCAVDPQWQRRGVGSALLSWLEERTRQRFAEDAGAGDAGAGAGDAGAGSGGAGPVPRLRIFIEQKQQHQCALLEESGYGVVRYYNEMHRPLSAPLPEAPLDHGLELVPMEPGLSEAVRLAHNQVFADHWGSEPRDEESWGFVVNDPLARPDLSAVVLASSTGEVVGYQLASHDPDTAVARGFTEGYTDLLGVRREFRGRGVAQALLADAMRRFAAAGMDKASLDVDSENPTGAMALYRKMGYAPVNTSLAWDKVLQP; encoded by the coding sequence ATGACGCACAACGACGCCCCCGGCCTGCCAGACTCCGGCTCCGGTGACCTGCCCGTCGTCGACTTCCCGGAACTGCACTGGCGCAGCGCCGGCCCCGCGGATCTGGATGTATGGGCTGCGCTGATCGCCCGGACCGCGGCTGCCGAGCAGCCGGTGTGGTTTGAACGGCGGGCGGACCTCGAACAGATCATGGAGTCCAAAAACAATCAAGTGGGACCAAACACAGTGCTTGGCCTGGACTCCGACGGCGTTCCCAGGGCCTACGCCCGCCTGACCAAAAACAAGGACGGGGCAAAAGCCCACGGATTTTGTGCCGTGGACCCGCAGTGGCAGCGCCGCGGCGTCGGATCAGCCCTCCTGTCCTGGCTGGAGGAGCGGACCCGGCAGCGGTTCGCGGAGGATGCCGGTGCAGGCGACGCCGGCGCCGGTGCAGGCGACGCCGGCGCAGGTTCGGGCGGTGCCGGGCCAGTACCGCGGCTGCGGATTTTCATCGAACAGAAGCAGCAGCACCAGTGCGCGCTCCTGGAGGAGTCCGGGTATGGAGTTGTCCGCTACTACAACGAGATGCACCGCCCGCTCTCGGCTCCGCTGCCCGAAGCACCACTGGACCACGGCCTGGAGCTGGTGCCGATGGAACCAGGGCTGAGCGAAGCCGTGCGACTGGCGCACAACCAGGTCTTCGCCGACCACTGGGGAAGCGAACCACGGGACGAGGAGTCATGGGGCTTCGTGGTCAACGACCCCCTGGCCCGGCCCGATCTCAGCGCCGTCGTGCTGGCGAGCAGCACGGGTGAGGTGGTGGGCTACCAGCTGGCCAGCCACGACCCGGACACCGCCGTGGCACGCGGGTTCACCGAGGGCTACACGGACCTGCTCGGTGTCCGCCGGGAATTCCGCGGGCGCGGCGTCGCGCAGGCACTCCTGGCCGACGCCATGCGGCGGTTCGCCGCCGCCGGCATGGACAAGGCGTCGCTGGATGTGGATTCCGAGAACCCCACTGGCGCCATGGCGCTGTACCGCAAGATGGGCTACGCCCCGGTTAACACAAGCCTGGCCTGGGACAAGGTCCTCCAGCCCTGA
- a CDS encoding DinB family protein: MPIVPDEKDWTWVLSRPCTQCGFDASTVTPSTVPGSVENMLPRWRAVLRRPDATERPDDSTWSALEYACHVRDVFNLFDRRLNLMLSEDNARFENWDQDQTALESDYANADPAVVSAELTAEGQQVAASFARVQESQWDRTGLRSNGSEFTVLTLAQYFLHDVVHHLADVDG, from the coding sequence ATGCCTATCGTCCCGGATGAAAAGGACTGGACCTGGGTCCTGTCCCGCCCCTGCACGCAGTGCGGCTTCGACGCGTCCACCGTCACGCCGTCCACGGTTCCCGGCAGCGTCGAAAACATGCTGCCGCGCTGGCGGGCCGTGCTCCGGCGTCCGGACGCCACCGAGCGGCCCGACGACAGCACCTGGTCCGCGCTGGAGTACGCCTGCCATGTCCGGGACGTGTTCAACCTCTTCGACCGCCGCCTCAACCTGATGCTCAGCGAGGACAACGCCCGGTTTGAGAACTGGGACCAGGACCAGACGGCGCTGGAGAGCGACTACGCGAACGCCGACCCCGCCGTGGTGAGCGCCGAGCTCACCGCGGAGGGCCAGCAGGTGGCGGCCTCCTTCGCCAGGGTGCAGGAGTCGCAGTGGGACCGGACCGGGCTGCGCAGCAACGGCTCGGAGTTCACTGTCCTGACGCTCGCGCAGTATTTCCTGCACGACGTCGTCCATCACCTTGCGGACGTGGACGGCTGA
- a CDS encoding DNA gyrase/topoisomerase IV subunit A, whose product MARRQTRTPAGETVQDYTENIVDIDVTSEMEGSFLEYAYSVIYSRALPDARDGLKPVQRRILYMMSDMGLRPDRGHVKSARVVGEVMGKLHPHGDTAIYDAMVRMAQDFSLRLPLIDGHGNFGSLDDGPAAPRYTEARLAAAALTMTDHLDENVVDFVPNYDNQLTQPEVLPAAFPNLLVNGTTGIAVGMATNMAPHNLVEVISAARHLIANPDATLEDIMRFVPGPDLPTGGRIVGLDGIRDAYATGRGSFKTRAKVEVEQLSARRTGLVVTELPYMVGPEKVIEKIKDAVNGKKLAGISDVVDLTDRKHGLRLVIELKNGFNPKAVLQQLYRYSPMEDSFGINNVTLVEGQPQTLGLLQLLTVYVDHRISVVRRRTVFRLGKKKDRLHLVEGLLIAIVDIDEVIQIIRSSDEASAARERLMSIYDLSEIQANYILELRLRQLTKYSRIELEKEQDELRKEIAELEAILESDQLLRELVSGELGEIAEKYGTPRRTVLLESEAVSPTVASAAGVEGKAGVKGKPAPLALEIADDPCWAILTASGQIARTANQDSLAETGPRSKHDVFRSVVKTSARGEIAAITSQGRMLRIQVMDMPVLPPVSGLPNLAGGVPAKDFITLLKGESLVAFAPLDEVLALGTAQGIVKRVQPDYPLNREDWEVITLKDKDTVVGVAPAGSDDTDLVFLTRQAQLLRFSAAVVRPQGRTAGGMAGIKLAAGDQVVFFGAVAPGDEAAVVVTVSGTEGALPGTAPGAAKVTALAEYPAKGRATAGVRAHRFLKGEDTLLLAWAGHGPAKASSSAGVARSLPQEHGRRDGSGIPLSQAVDVIGPSMAWPESA is encoded by the coding sequence ATGGCACGCCGCCAAACACGCACCCCCGCAGGGGAAACAGTCCAGGACTACACCGAAAACATCGTTGATATCGACGTGACTTCCGAGATGGAAGGCTCCTTCCTGGAGTACGCGTACTCGGTCATCTACTCGCGGGCCCTGCCCGACGCCCGGGACGGCCTTAAGCCCGTCCAGCGGCGCATCCTCTACATGATGAGCGACATGGGCCTCCGTCCGGACCGGGGCCACGTCAAGAGCGCCCGCGTCGTGGGCGAGGTCATGGGCAAGCTCCACCCCCACGGCGACACCGCCATCTACGACGCCATGGTGCGCATGGCCCAGGACTTCTCGCTCCGGCTCCCCCTGATTGACGGCCATGGAAACTTCGGCTCGCTCGACGACGGCCCCGCGGCACCGCGGTACACCGAGGCCCGGCTAGCGGCGGCAGCGCTCACCATGACGGACCACCTCGACGAAAACGTGGTGGACTTCGTCCCCAACTACGACAACCAGCTCACCCAGCCTGAGGTCCTGCCCGCAGCGTTCCCCAACCTGCTTGTCAACGGCACCACCGGCATCGCCGTCGGCATGGCCACGAACATGGCGCCGCACAACCTCGTGGAGGTCATCTCCGCGGCCCGGCACCTCATCGCCAACCCGGACGCCACGCTGGAGGACATCATGCGGTTCGTCCCCGGCCCCGACCTGCCCACGGGCGGGCGCATCGTGGGCCTGGACGGCATCCGGGACGCTTACGCCACGGGCCGCGGCTCCTTCAAGACCCGCGCCAAGGTGGAGGTGGAGCAGCTCTCTGCTCGCCGGACCGGCCTCGTGGTCACCGAACTGCCGTACATGGTGGGCCCGGAAAAGGTGATCGAGAAGATCAAGGACGCGGTCAACGGCAAGAAGCTGGCGGGCATCAGCGACGTCGTGGACCTGACCGACCGCAAGCACGGCCTGCGGCTGGTTATCGAGCTGAAGAACGGGTTCAACCCCAAAGCCGTTCTCCAGCAGCTCTACCGCTACTCGCCGATGGAGGACTCCTTCGGCATCAACAACGTCACGCTCGTGGAGGGGCAGCCGCAGACGCTTGGCCTGCTGCAGCTGCTCACCGTGTACGTGGACCACCGCATCTCGGTGGTGCGGCGCCGGACGGTGTTCCGGCTTGGCAAGAAGAAGGACCGCCTCCACCTGGTGGAGGGCCTGCTCATCGCCATCGTGGACATCGACGAGGTCATCCAGATCATCCGGTCCTCGGACGAGGCCTCTGCGGCCCGCGAACGGCTGATGTCCATCTACGACCTCTCCGAGATCCAGGCCAACTACATCCTTGAACTCCGGCTCCGCCAGCTGACCAAGTACAGCAGGATCGAACTGGAGAAGGAGCAGGACGAACTTCGCAAGGAGATCGCCGAACTGGAGGCCATCCTCGAGTCCGATCAGCTGCTGCGGGAACTGGTGTCCGGCGAACTCGGGGAGATCGCGGAAAAATACGGCACGCCGCGGCGTACGGTGCTCCTGGAATCCGAGGCCGTGTCCCCCACGGTGGCCAGCGCCGCCGGGGTCGAGGGCAAGGCAGGCGTCAAGGGCAAACCCGCTCCCCTGGCCCTCGAGATTGCGGACGACCCGTGCTGGGCCATCCTCACAGCCTCCGGCCAGATTGCCCGGACCGCCAACCAGGACAGCCTGGCCGAGACCGGACCCCGCTCCAAGCACGACGTGTTCCGCTCGGTGGTCAAGACGTCGGCCCGAGGCGAAATCGCCGCAATAACCTCCCAGGGGCGCATGCTCCGGATCCAGGTGATGGACATGCCCGTCCTCCCGCCGGTCTCCGGCCTGCCGAACCTGGCCGGCGGCGTACCGGCCAAGGACTTCATCACCCTCCTGAAGGGTGAGTCCCTCGTGGCGTTCGCCCCGCTCGATGAAGTGCTGGCGCTCGGCACGGCGCAGGGCATCGTGAAGCGGGTGCAGCCGGATTACCCCCTGAACCGCGAGGACTGGGAAGTGATCACACTGAAGGACAAAGACACCGTGGTGGGCGTGGCGCCGGCAGGGTCCGACGACACCGACCTGGTGTTCCTGACGCGGCAGGCACAGCTGCTGCGGTTCAGCGCCGCCGTCGTCCGCCCGCAGGGCAGGACGGCCGGGGGCATGGCCGGCATCAAGCTCGCCGCCGGGGACCAGGTCGTGTTCTTCGGTGCGGTCGCCCCCGGCGACGAGGCCGCCGTCGTCGTCACCGTTTCCGGCACGGAAGGAGCCCTGCCGGGCACCGCCCCCGGGGCCGCCAAGGTGACGGCCCTCGCCGAATACCCGGCCAAGGGCCGCGCCACCGCCGGCGTCCGGGCGCACCGGTTCCTGAAGGGCGAGGACACGCTGCTGCTGGCGTGGGCCGGCCACGGCCCGGCAAAGGCGTCGTCGTCGGCAGGGGTGGCCCGCTCGCTGCCCCAGGAGCACGGCCGGCGCGACGGTTCGGGCATTCCGCTCTCACAGGCTGTGGACGTCATCGGCCCGAGCATGGCCTGGCCGGAATCCGCCTAG